In Vicinamibacteria bacterium, the following proteins share a genomic window:
- a CDS encoding GNAT family N-acetyltransferase, whose product MSLVLETERVFLRELLLNDVEPLETVLANAGASDKLSPPSARAFILAQRDSYREHGLGVWAAVHRESGMVLGYAGLRRESESDPELWCLIDVPYRGHGLGTEVATAILHHARERIGVERVIAFVPPDDEGAHRFVETLGMSLDDGERHLFATR is encoded by the coding sequence ATGTCGCTCGTACTCGAGACGGAGCGCGTGTTTCTCCGCGAGCTACTCCTCAACGACGTCGAGCCACTCGAGACGGTCTTGGCGAATGCCGGAGCAAGCGACAAGTTGTCGCCGCCGAGCGCTCGCGCCTTCATCCTGGCCCAGCGCGACAGCTACCGCGAGCACGGACTCGGCGTCTGGGCCGCGGTTCATCGGGAGTCGGGAATGGTTCTCGGCTACGCCGGACTTCGGCGAGAGTCGGAGTCCGATCCCGAGCTCTGGTGCCTGATCGACGTTCCCTACCGCGGCCACGGCCTCGGCACCGAAGTCGCCACCGCCATCCTCCACCATGCTCGCGAGCGGATAGGCGTCGAACGCGTCATCGCCTTCGTCCCTCCCGACGACGAGGGCGCGCACCGATTCGTCGAAACGCTCGGCATGAGTCTGGACGATGGGGAACGCCATCTTTTTGCGACTCGCTGA